The following are from one region of the Myxococcales bacterium genome:
- a CDS encoding helix-turn-helix transcriptional regulator encodes MKSMTSEVISAESGSTPSFGERLRGHRRVLGWSQERLGFAANVSSRHVSCLESGKAQPSRAMVLRLSDVLSLALRERNTLLVSAGFAGVYAATPLHAQAMASVNRAVDLLLAQQSPYPALAIDRCWNVLRVNDGARRLLDTFLDASRVPAGVTANLVKATLHPEGLRPHIVNWSEVASLLLERVERAAQAHPTDDERRALRDEIRTYPGVVRLPVPEPGGAPAAALRLRHGAHELTMFACLTTIGTPLDLTTEELTLEALFPADDVTERWFRTPPPRNEPSGR; translated from the coding sequence ATGAAGTCCATGACCTCGGAGGTCATCTCGGCCGAGTCTGGAAGCACCCCCTCGTTTGGTGAGCGTCTTCGGGGGCATCGACGGGTTCTCGGGTGGAGCCAGGAACGTTTGGGTTTTGCTGCCAACGTCTCGTCGAGACACGTCAGTTGCCTCGAGTCCGGCAAAGCGCAGCCAAGCCGCGCGATGGTGCTGCGCTTGTCGGATGTGCTGAGCCTCGCGCTGCGCGAGCGCAACACGCTGCTGGTCAGCGCGGGCTTTGCGGGCGTTTACGCAGCCACCCCGCTTCACGCGCAGGCGATGGCCTCCGTGAACCGGGCGGTGGACCTTCTGCTCGCACAGCAGTCTCCTTATCCGGCCCTGGCGATCGACCGATGCTGGAACGTGCTGCGGGTCAACGACGGCGCCCGCAGGCTTCTCGATACCTTCCTCGACGCTTCACGGGTGCCGGCAGGGGTTACCGCGAATTTGGTCAAGGCCACGCTGCATCCCGAGGGGCTGAGGCCCCACATCGTGAACTGGTCCGAGGTTGCGTCTTTGCTTCTCGAGCGGGTCGAACGGGCTGCCCAGGCCCACCCCACAGACGACGAACGGCGGGCGTTGCGCGACGAGATCCGCACCTATCCCGGCGTCGTACGCCTCCCCGTGCCCGAGCCGGGCGGCGCCCCGGCGGCGGCCCTGCGCCTGCGCCACGGCGCCCACGAGCTGACGATGTTCGCGTGTCTCACGACCATCGGTACACCGCTCGATCTGACCACCGAGGAGCTGACCCTGGAAGCTTTGTTTCCGGCCGACGACGTGACCGAGCGCTGGTTTCGCACGCCGCCCCCGCGGAACGAGCCCAGCGGCCGTTAG